One Microbacterium trichothecenolyticum DNA window includes the following coding sequences:
- a CDS encoding thioredoxin domain-containing protein yields MNRLANASSPYLRAHADNPVAWFPWGAEAFARAAERDVPVMISIGYSTCHWCHVMARESFQDEDTAAVLNEGFVSIKVDREEHPDVDAAYLDAASAFTPHLGWPLTVFATPEGRVFYAGTYFPPTPRPPQPSFRQVLAAVREAWTERRDEVDATGASLRDALAAAATAPADAPPSIDQLAAAARTVAAREDREYFGFAAGPAFETPKFPNTPVLRFLQHPALAAEAPDAAAVASRALSAMAGSDLHDEVEGGFFRYATRRDWSVPHYERMLTDNAGLVEVALAAGDEATAADAARFLVDVLQLPSGGIAAAQDSESIIDGRRSEGGYYRVADRSGLQPPALDAKVVTGWNGHAIAALAAAGTRTDPRFVEAARWAADAVLESNVADDGTLRRASLDEIRSAAPATLEDYGGLARGLLALARATGEVAYAERARALVDLCLGADGIHPPGGGDAVLAAQGMQPHGVPGDGASPSGPSVFAAAALDLWRLGAGQRYRAAAETLVRAAADTALASPLAHGAILEVAVGLVSAPRQVVVVGEPDAEIADAARRVAADVVAVVSPSQAKDFASAGFELFAGKVARGGEATAYDCRAFTCALPTTDPAQLA; encoded by the coding sequence ATGAACCGCCTCGCGAACGCCTCGAGCCCCTACCTGCGGGCCCACGCCGACAACCCCGTCGCGTGGTTCCCGTGGGGGGCCGAGGCGTTCGCGCGCGCGGCCGAGAGAGACGTGCCCGTCATGATCTCGATCGGCTACAGCACCTGCCACTGGTGCCACGTGATGGCGCGCGAGTCGTTCCAGGACGAAGACACCGCCGCCGTCCTGAACGAGGGCTTCGTCTCGATCAAGGTCGACCGCGAAGAGCACCCCGACGTGGATGCCGCCTACCTCGACGCCGCCTCCGCGTTCACGCCCCACCTCGGCTGGCCGCTCACCGTCTTCGCCACCCCCGAGGGCCGCGTCTTCTACGCGGGCACGTACTTCCCGCCCACCCCGCGCCCGCCGCAGCCGTCGTTCCGTCAGGTTCTCGCCGCCGTCCGCGAGGCGTGGACCGAGCGGCGCGACGAGGTGGATGCCACCGGCGCCTCGCTCCGCGACGCCCTCGCCGCCGCGGCGACGGCCCCCGCCGACGCGCCGCCGTCGATCGACCAGCTCGCCGCCGCCGCCCGCACCGTCGCCGCGCGCGAGGATCGCGAGTACTTCGGCTTCGCAGCTGGCCCCGCGTTCGAGACGCCGAAGTTCCCCAACACCCCGGTGCTGCGATTCCTGCAGCACCCCGCGCTCGCCGCGGAGGCGCCGGACGCTGCCGCCGTGGCATCCCGAGCCCTCTCCGCGATGGCCGGCTCCGACCTGCACGACGAGGTCGAGGGCGGCTTCTTCCGCTACGCCACGCGCCGTGACTGGAGCGTGCCGCACTACGAGCGCATGCTCACCGACAACGCCGGTCTCGTCGAGGTCGCCCTCGCCGCCGGCGACGAGGCCACCGCGGCCGATGCGGCGCGTTTCCTCGTCGACGTGCTCCAGCTGCCCAGTGGCGGCATTGCCGCAGCCCAGGATTCCGAGTCGATCATCGACGGGCGCCGGTCCGAGGGCGGGTACTACCGGGTGGCCGACCGGTCGGGTCTACAACCCCCGGCGCTGGATGCCAAGGTCGTCACCGGCTGGAACGGTCACGCGATCGCAGCCCTCGCCGCCGCCGGCACCCGCACCGACCCGCGCTTCGTCGAGGCCGCGCGCTGGGCCGCCGACGCCGTGCTCGAGAGCAATGTCGCCGACGACGGCACGCTCCGTCGCGCCTCACTCGACGAGATCCGCTCCGCCGCTCCCGCGACCCTGGAGGATTACGGCGGGCTCGCGCGCGGCCTGCTCGCCCTCGCACGTGCGACCGGCGAGGTGGCCTACGCCGAGCGGGCGCGGGCGCTGGTCGACCTGTGCCTGGGCGCCGACGGCATCCATCCTCCCGGCGGCGGTGACGCCGTACTCGCCGCGCAGGGCATGCAGCCGCACGGCGTGCCCGGCGACGGCGCCTCGCCCTCCGGGCCGTCGGTCTTCGCCGCGGCGGCACTCGATCTGTGGCGCCTGGGCGCGGGGCAGCGGTACCGCGCCGCCGCCGAGACGCTCGTGCGAGCCGCCGCCGACACCGCCCTGGCGTCGCCCCTCGCGCACGGTGCGATCCTCGAGGTCGCGGTGGGGCTGGTATCCGCCCCCCGCCAGGTGGTCGTGGTGGGGGAGCCGGATGCCGAGATCGCCGACGCCGCGCGACGCGTCGCCGCCGACGTGGTGGCGGTGGTGTCGCCCTCTCAGGCGAAGGACTTCGCGTCGGCGGGCTTCGAGCTGTTCGCGGGCAAGGTCGCGCGGGGCGGCGAGGCCACCGCCTATGACTGCCGCGCGTTCACGTGCGCACTGCCGACGACCGATCCGGCGCAGCTGGCCTGA
- a CDS encoding aminotransferase class I/II-fold pyridoxal phosphate-dependent enzyme, producing MLSAEALTERSSAGLASEIARLVTDGTLLPGERLPTVRAVAAQLGLSTGTVAAAWRALADAGVIVSRGRAGTFVRDERREWLSPRVRGLARVELPGSPAPPRGLGGRVAASARLDLSLGTPDPALLPSIERALSLARPRADTGRYHDLPVLPELYDVLREQWPVSGVEALTVVDGAFDGISRTVDQVVRFGDRVAVESPGFPYIFDLVDAAGGIPLPLESDADGILPSALARALARQPSTLILQPRAQNPTGVSMSAERARRLANVLVTVPGGRRVTVIEDDHSALIATAPAVTLGRWIPAQVVHVRGFSKSHGPDLRIAALGGPADIVEKIVRRRMLGPGWTSRLLQTVLRELLTDSRSIAAVSTARLIYRDRLDRVADALRRLGVDVGAPDGINLWLPVRDERAAIVRLAAEGIAVAAGEPFVVHPVSGTGSVRVTAGSVSENVRLVAEALARAAEASPLA from the coding sequence ATGCTGTCGGCTGAGGCACTGACGGAGCGCTCGTCGGCGGGTCTGGCCTCGGAGATCGCCCGTCTCGTGACCGACGGGACGCTCCTTCCCGGCGAACGCCTGCCGACGGTGCGCGCGGTGGCCGCTCAGCTCGGGCTCTCGACCGGAACCGTGGCGGCTGCCTGGCGAGCGCTCGCCGACGCGGGCGTCATCGTGTCGCGCGGGCGCGCGGGTACCTTCGTCCGCGACGAGCGCCGCGAATGGCTGAGCCCACGCGTGCGGGGACTCGCGCGCGTCGAGCTCCCCGGCTCGCCCGCGCCCCCGCGCGGCCTCGGGGGACGCGTCGCCGCCTCCGCCCGGCTCGACCTCTCGCTCGGAACTCCGGATCCGGCGCTGCTGCCCTCGATCGAGCGGGCGCTCTCCCTCGCCCGGCCCCGCGCCGACACCGGGCGCTACCACGACCTTCCCGTGCTCCCCGAGCTGTACGACGTGCTGCGCGAGCAGTGGCCGGTGAGCGGTGTGGAGGCCCTCACGGTCGTCGACGGCGCCTTCGACGGGATCTCCCGGACGGTCGATCAGGTGGTGCGCTTCGGCGACCGGGTCGCCGTGGAGTCCCCGGGCTTCCCGTACATCTTCGACCTCGTCGACGCCGCCGGCGGCATCCCGCTCCCGCTGGAGAGCGACGCCGACGGGATCCTTCCCTCCGCGCTGGCGCGGGCTCTCGCGCGGCAGCCCTCGACCCTCATCCTGCAGCCGCGCGCGCAGAACCCGACGGGGGTGTCGATGTCGGCCGAGCGCGCGCGACGGCTCGCGAACGTGCTCGTCACCGTGCCGGGAGGTCGTCGCGTGACCGTGATCGAAGACGATCATTCCGCGCTCATCGCCACGGCTCCGGCCGTCACGCTCGGGCGGTGGATCCCCGCCCAGGTCGTGCACGTGCGCGGTTTCTCGAAGTCGCACGGGCCCGACCTGCGGATCGCGGCGCTGGGCGGACCGGCCGACATCGTCGAGAAGATCGTGCGGCGCCGCATGCTCGGCCCGGGATGGACCTCCCGCCTGCTGCAGACGGTGCTGCGGGAACTGCTGACCGATTCCCGCTCCATCGCGGCCGTCAGCACCGCGCGTCTCATCTACCGCGACCGCCTCGACCGGGTCGCCGACGCGCTGCGCCGGCTCGGCGTCGACGTCGGTGCACCCGACGGCATCAACCTCTGGCTGCCCGTGCGCGACGAACGCGCCGCGATCGTACGGCTCGCCGCCGAGGGCATCGCGGTGGCGGCGGGGGAGCCTTTCGTGGTGCACCCGGTGTCGGGGACCGGCTCGGTTCGGGTGACGGCCGGCTCGGTCAGCGAGAACGTGCGTCTGGTGGCCGAGGCCCTCGCGCGCGCCGCTGAGGCCTCACCGCTGGCATGA
- a CDS encoding PA14 domain-containing protein, which yields MRHPARIFWVSLVAIVAMVVGAAVPVQAAVVSRADTGDVAAEQPALPGGEAPAAEASVPEGVFDSPSDVAAAPEPVSTVAPEAPVTTAFDSSQIDRAHLEVVARTEDSTTYRTPDGGTAKYLTPGPQNVQTDDGWKEINTDVSSADEGWEVDDHPLSPQFAKSAADADALSVSRDGHDVSMSLIGAVDGDVAAPFWFWDDHSELTYRDVKPGIDLQYEVQSGGIKENLILKTAPSSNGWVWRLDPGSLTPSLAKDGSVVMSDASGGAVLAIPAPVAWDSSGQAGERESVTIAPTPRLTKALDGTWRYWLQVPSAWLKDSKRVYPVTIDPGFSITGSTAYKSDGVVFNNTLYVGNTRENYTNRYWRSVVTVDYGDIPGKFIAGAQLSLGYANYGTTSQQDGWVQHASCFGYNCMTTHIASYRLGTGWTDTEGWGMAQRLVDRFRINDRPAWLIGGYEGGSYSFKSLNVGMWIDYWDYPSVWTGSPGNGATGVGLTPTLTLGASNPGNRTQHYAFEVATDPGMSNLVYSTPWLSGQSTQVPEGVLRPGTDYYWRSRVVDDAHGHLGQSTDRYSGVVKFTTNQVPVPPVGTATPGALPTEAVPAVTTLTPTLQVDHVADTDSAGGSMSYEFKLATGSDAKSGAVVTSGWITPGSDGKARWTVPAGALQDGGVYSWTVASRDGQDTNRFNTWVKRFRTDLRLGASGPSPFDTAGPVTTNLANGNATVSFASPTVTTLGGPMGMSFTYNSQEVPGANRGVTGEYFDARVNGGAPSSFDLTDKVPVLVRTDPGVSFDWGTGSPADAVPADYFMARWSGYVTLPAAYVGKQVQFGVRQDDGARLWVNGEKLVDNWNFSSPTTTWGAARTFGGSAMPFRFEFFENTVTAVAEMWVKVDGNEFVVPPDWFTKKVRTLPQGWGGSVPIAGASANWVSAQITDSSIILTDVTGRVHTYLKVSGGGYQAPSGEYGVASLDGNGWVVFTDEDGTVYQFTKEGRVASATPPEDVRKAAAPQTILNANGVATQIVDPVSKSGSTYLRQIAFTYQDGGQTACPTQTGSGYAKAPVDMLCQIAYPDGTNTQLFYNTAGQLALILDPGNERTMFGYDSDGFLNQIRDVTANDSIPVTAAAATNDPASTLITYTGGKVATVTLPAPDGVTQADRPSRTYGYESGRTSLTIAGLSNATQWAEYDSAWRQTARVSAMGVRTTQTWDPAKDLVLSTTDSTGLVSTRVYDAVDRPVESFSAAPAACFGSDRRPVSGAESVSGCGVTPAKSSTVYDEGLHGLQVAYYSNTRKLSGKPEVYALGVGGPDGAFQRDWGQDSPVPGVVSNDNFSLRATGLVTFAQAGSYQLRSYSDDGVRVWLDDVLLVDRWVDQSPTDVDSPPFQVAEGEVRRVRLEYFDSGAGARVDLQWKLPGAAGFQIIPGSRLRPDYGLVTRSVVDDATSVPGAAAPSVVSEKTYQDPIVGQVSAATVDPGGLGLKSTASWETVNGSGWLRQKSKALPRRRGIRFDHGCQQHDARLLRRHRAADGRHLRRAVGNTSVWDAEVIDRSDAGQRAGDRDLVRLRRHGAHGGHARHRR from the coding sequence GTGCGTCATCCTGCGCGAATTTTCTGGGTCTCACTCGTTGCGATCGTCGCGATGGTGGTGGGGGCGGCGGTTCCCGTCCAAGCGGCCGTCGTGTCGCGGGCGGACACGGGCGATGTCGCTGCCGAGCAGCCTGCGCTGCCCGGGGGTGAGGCGCCGGCCGCAGAAGCCTCGGTGCCCGAAGGCGTCTTCGATTCTCCTTCCGACGTGGCCGCCGCGCCGGAGCCGGTGTCGACGGTGGCCCCGGAGGCACCCGTGACGACCGCGTTCGATTCGAGCCAGATCGATCGAGCCCACCTCGAGGTGGTTGCGCGCACCGAGGACTCGACCACCTACCGGACGCCGGACGGTGGCACGGCGAAGTACCTCACGCCCGGTCCGCAGAACGTGCAAACGGATGACGGGTGGAAAGAGATCAACACCGACGTGTCGTCTGCCGACGAGGGGTGGGAGGTCGACGATCACCCGCTGAGCCCGCAGTTCGCGAAGTCGGCGGCCGACGCGGATGCGTTGTCGGTCAGCCGTGACGGTCACGACGTGTCGATGTCGTTGATCGGCGCGGTGGATGGGGATGTGGCGGCGCCGTTCTGGTTCTGGGACGACCACTCCGAGCTCACCTATCGCGACGTCAAGCCGGGCATCGACTTGCAGTACGAGGTGCAGTCGGGAGGGATCAAAGAGAACCTCATTTTGAAGACCGCGCCGTCGTCGAACGGGTGGGTCTGGCGACTGGATCCGGGCTCTCTGACCCCGTCGCTGGCCAAGGACGGTTCTGTGGTGATGTCGGATGCGTCCGGGGGTGCGGTGTTGGCGATTCCGGCGCCGGTGGCGTGGGATTCGTCGGGGCAGGCGGGAGAGCGTGAGTCGGTCACGATCGCTCCCACACCGCGGCTCACGAAGGCTCTCGATGGCACGTGGCGGTACTGGTTGCAGGTGCCCTCTGCCTGGCTCAAGGACTCGAAGCGGGTATACCCGGTCACGATCGACCCCGGTTTCAGCATCACGGGGAGCACCGCGTACAAGTCCGATGGGGTGGTCTTCAACAACACGCTCTACGTCGGCAACACGCGCGAGAACTACACCAACCGGTACTGGCGGTCGGTGGTGACCGTCGACTATGGCGATATCCCGGGTAAGTTCATCGCCGGCGCGCAACTGAGCCTCGGGTACGCGAATTACGGCACGACGTCGCAGCAAGACGGTTGGGTGCAGCACGCCTCGTGCTTCGGCTACAACTGCATGACCACCCACATCGCCTCCTATCGTCTCGGCACGGGGTGGACAGACACCGAGGGCTGGGGCATGGCTCAGCGCCTCGTGGATCGATTCCGGATCAACGACAGACCCGCGTGGCTCATCGGGGGCTACGAGGGAGGCTCCTACTCGTTCAAGAGCCTGAACGTGGGGATGTGGATCGACTACTGGGACTATCCGTCGGTGTGGACGGGGTCTCCCGGAAATGGTGCGACCGGGGTCGGGCTGACTCCCACGCTCACGCTGGGGGCCTCCAATCCGGGCAACAGAACCCAGCACTACGCGTTCGAGGTGGCCACCGATCCGGGGATGAGCAACCTGGTGTACTCCACCCCGTGGTTGTCGGGTCAGAGCACGCAGGTTCCGGAGGGAGTGTTGCGCCCGGGAACGGACTACTACTGGCGCTCCCGCGTCGTCGATGACGCGCACGGGCATCTGGGGCAGTCGACGGACCGGTATTCGGGTGTGGTGAAGTTCACCACCAACCAGGTTCCCGTGCCCCCCGTGGGCACGGCGACGCCTGGTGCGTTGCCGACCGAGGCTGTTCCGGCGGTCACGACGTTGACGCCGACGCTTCAGGTGGATCATGTCGCCGACACGGATTCGGCGGGCGGGTCGATGTCGTACGAGTTCAAGCTCGCGACCGGGTCGGATGCGAAGTCGGGTGCCGTGGTGACTTCGGGGTGGATCACCCCCGGCTCGGATGGCAAGGCGAGGTGGACGGTGCCTGCGGGCGCGTTGCAGGACGGCGGTGTCTATTCCTGGACGGTTGCGTCGCGGGACGGGCAGGACACCAACCGTTTCAACACGTGGGTGAAACGCTTCCGCACCGATCTGCGTCTCGGTGCGTCCGGACCATCTCCGTTCGACACGGCCGGGCCGGTCACCACGAACCTCGCGAACGGGAACGCGACGGTGTCGTTCGCCTCGCCCACCGTGACCACCCTCGGTGGGCCGATGGGGATGTCGTTCACCTACAACTCTCAGGAGGTCCCGGGCGCGAATCGGGGTGTGACGGGTGAGTATTTCGATGCGCGGGTGAACGGTGGTGCGCCGAGCAGCTTCGACCTGACCGACAAGGTTCCCGTGCTGGTGCGTACCGATCCGGGGGTGTCCTTCGACTGGGGAACCGGGTCACCAGCTGACGCCGTGCCCGCGGACTACTTCATGGCCCGGTGGTCGGGCTACGTCACTCTTCCGGCGGCGTATGTCGGGAAGCAGGTACAGTTCGGGGTGCGTCAAGACGACGGTGCGCGCTTGTGGGTCAACGGCGAGAAGCTCGTCGACAACTGGAACTTCTCCTCACCGACCACGACGTGGGGAGCAGCCCGCACGTTCGGCGGGAGCGCTATGCCGTTTCGTTTCGAGTTCTTCGAGAACACCGTCACCGCCGTGGCGGAGATGTGGGTCAAGGTCGACGGAAACGAGTTCGTCGTGCCGCCGGACTGGTTCACCAAGAAGGTGCGGACGCTCCCGCAAGGGTGGGGTGGGTCGGTGCCGATCGCGGGCGCGAGCGCGAACTGGGTGTCCGCGCAGATCACGGATTCCTCGATCATCCTCACCGATGTCACCGGCCGTGTGCATACCTATCTGAAGGTCTCCGGCGGCGGGTACCAGGCACCGTCGGGAGAGTACGGCGTGGCCAGCCTCGACGGCAACGGGTGGGTGGTGTTCACCGACGAAGACGGCACCGTGTACCAGTTCACCAAAGAGGGACGCGTCGCGTCGGCGACCCCGCCGGAAGACGTGCGTAAGGCGGCGGCCCCGCAGACCATCCTGAACGCCAACGGCGTGGCCACGCAGATCGTCGACCCGGTGTCCAAGAGCGGCAGTACTTACCTGCGACAGATCGCCTTCACCTACCAAGATGGCGGGCAGACCGCGTGCCCGACGCAGACCGGCTCCGGTTACGCGAAAGCTCCCGTAGACATGCTGTGTCAGATCGCGTACCCGGACGGGACGAACACGCAGTTGTTCTACAACACCGCGGGACAGCTCGCGCTGATCCTCGACCCGGGTAACGAGCGCACCATGTTCGGCTACGACTCCGACGGGTTCCTCAACCAGATCCGCGACGTCACCGCCAACGACAGCATCCCCGTCACCGCTGCCGCGGCCACCAACGACCCTGCGTCCACCCTCATCACGTACACGGGCGGCAAGGTCGCCACGGTCACGCTGCCCGCACCGGATGGTGTCACGCAGGCTGATCGTCCGTCCCGTACCTATGGGTACGAGTCGGGACGCACCTCGCTCACCATCGCGGGCCTGTCCAACGCCACGCAGTGGGCTGAATACGACAGCGCCTGGCGGCAGACCGCCAGGGTCAGCGCCATGGGTGTCCGCACGACTCAGACCTGGGATCCAGCGAAAGACCTCGTGCTCTCCACCACCGACTCCACAGGCCTCGTGTCGACCCGCGTGTACGATGCGGTCGATCGTCCGGTCGAATCCTTCAGCGCCGCCCCGGCCGCCTGCTTCGGCTCCGACCGGCGCCCCGTCTCCGGGGCGGAGAGCGTCAGCGGGTGCGGCGTCACACCGGCGAAATCGAGCACGGTGTATGACGAGGGTCTTCACGGTCTCCAGGTCGCGTATTACAGCAACACGCGCAAGCTCTCGGGCAAGCCCGAGGTGTATGCGCTGGGTGTGGGCGGTCCTGACGGAGCGTTCCAGAGGGACTGGGGACAGGATTCGCCGGTTCCCGGTGTCGTCTCGAATGATAACTTCTCGCTCCGCGCGACGGGATTGGTGACGTTCGCCCAGGCGGGCTCGTATCAGCTGCGCAGTTACAGCGACGACGGCGTGCGGGTGTGGCTCGACGACGTTCTGCTGGTTGATCGGTGGGTGGATCAGTCGCCGACCGATGTCGACAGCCCGCCGTTTCAGGTGGCCGAGGGCGAGGTGCGCCGGGTGCGGCTGGAGTACTTCGACAGCGGCGCCGGCGCGCGCGTCGACCTGCAGTGGAAGCTGCCGGGGGCGGCAGGCTTCCAGATCATTCCGGGCAGCCGGCTGCGCCCCGACTACGGGCTGGTCACCCGCTCCGTGGTCGATGACGCGACGTCCGTCCCCGGTGCCGCCGCGCCGTCGGTGGTGAGCGAGAAGACCTATCAGGATCCGATCGTCGGGCAGGTGTCGGCGGCGACCGTCGACCCGGGCGGCCTGGGGCTGAAGAGCACGGCGAGTTGGGAGACGGTGAATGGGTCGGGCTGGCTGCGGCAGAAGTCGAAGGCTCTGCCCCGCCGCCGCGGCATCCGGTTCGATCACGGATGCCAACAGCACGACGCGCGCCTATTACGGCGACACCGAGCCGCTGACGGAAGACACCTGCGGCGTGCCGTCGGGAACACGTCAGTTTGGGATGCTGAAGTCATCGACCGGTCCGACGCCGGCCAGCGGGCCGGCGATCGTGACCTCGTACGTCTACGACGTCATGGGGCGCACGGCGGGCACGCGCGTCACCGGCGATGA
- a CDS encoding aldo/keto reductase — protein MTVPSVQLNDGNSIPQLGYGVFLVPADDAERAVSEALEVGYRHIDTAAIYKNEEGVGRAIAASGIPRDELFVTTKLWNDRHDGDEPLAAIDESLQKLQLDAVDLYLIHWPTPKNDNYVNAWQKLIEIREAGKTRSIGVSNFLVPHLERIVAETGVTPVVDQIELHPALSQREIAAWGHEHDMHIESWGPLGQGKYDLFDIPAVEDAAEAHGKSPAQAVLRWHIQHGFIVFPKSVRRERLEENFDLFDFELSADEMAAIDAIDPGDGSGRVGTHPDDLN, from the coding sequence ATGACCGTTCCTTCTGTTCAGCTCAACGACGGAAACTCCATCCCCCAGCTCGGTTACGGCGTGTTCCTCGTGCCCGCCGACGACGCCGAGCGCGCCGTGTCCGAGGCCCTCGAGGTCGGCTACCGTCACATCGACACGGCGGCGATCTACAAGAACGAAGAGGGGGTCGGCCGGGCCATCGCCGCCAGCGGCATCCCCCGCGACGAGCTCTTCGTCACCACCAAGCTCTGGAACGACCGGCACGACGGCGACGAGCCGCTCGCCGCGATCGACGAAAGCCTGCAGAAGCTCCAGCTCGACGCCGTCGACCTGTACCTCATCCACTGGCCCACCCCGAAGAACGACAACTACGTCAACGCGTGGCAGAAGCTCATCGAGATCCGCGAGGCCGGCAAGACCCGCTCGATCGGCGTCTCGAACTTCCTCGTGCCGCACCTCGAGCGCATCGTCGCCGAGACCGGCGTGACGCCCGTCGTCGACCAGATCGAGCTGCACCCCGCGCTCAGCCAGCGCGAGATCGCCGCCTGGGGTCACGAGCACGACATGCACATCGAGTCGTGGGGCCCGCTCGGCCAGGGCAAGTACGACCTGTTCGACATCCCCGCGGTCGAGGATGCCGCCGAGGCCCACGGCAAGAGCCCCGCGCAGGCCGTGCTGCGCTGGCACATCCAGCACGGCTTCATCGTGTTCCCCAAGTCGGTGCGTCGCGAACGCCTGGAAGAGAACTTCGACCTGTTCGACTTCGAGCTCAGCGCCGACGAGATGGCCGCGATCGACGCCATCGACCCGGGCGACGGCTCGGGCCGCGTGGGCACGCACCCCGACGACCTGAACTGA